From a single Arcobacter sp. CECT 8986 genomic region:
- a CDS encoding transporter substrate-binding domain-containing protein, producing MKYFSLFLLFIYFSISLNASLVLTKKEKEWISKNPIVKVGVDSNWAPFEFKNKQDIQSGISSDYLKEISKLTGLKFDIYSDKWSRVMQKIRLKDIDMLACADSTEDRKMYLDFTEPYLLADIVVVSRKDLQLDNFQQIEDLTVAVPKSNFIHEKLQKRFPNIKFIFTKSNEEAIDYVSYNKADIYVGNMPVVSYYINKHMLTNLEVKFKADFDSARLSMAVIKDKKMLFTIIQKALMTISKEKRKQINKRWVFDSKSVKLYNAKNLFTQKELDWLKKNSPIKIAGDGYWHPYSFYDEKGNYVGIIPDLFKSIKQSSQVDFKLVKTKNWSETLNLMKDKKIDVIDAISYSSSRAKYIDYTASYFTTDLVIIGTSDNNKYIKSIDSIVNKKKIGTVDNYVVSEIIKKDYVDIEKLREYDNIKDGLQALASRQINYFITDIASFDYYAKKLGLSNLKIVGPSGYSFSYSFGVKKDDKILLSIMYKVLNNISKEEFDRIYRKWVQVEYQEKIDYTLIWKIVIFSIIIILIIFYSNRKLKNQIEQKEKAQEDLKKSNEFIHSIMDSQMDIVVVTNGKEIQRVNKAFFDYFHFDSLDDFKKRYNCISELFDKSDENSEFITSYKENKLWIDYIIDNPCKYNKVKIKLDNKEYIFKVLASHIENSVDLKTAVFHDITAVEKLHNELIEAKNKALEATKHKTEFLANMSHEIRTPMNSVIGFTELLEKEITNPIQKDYLSSIKKGGTALIAIINDILDLSKIEAGKMQIKYESVNPNELILEVESIFHSKLISKNIDFSVHVDNTIPKYIIIDGIRLRQVLFNLIGNAIKFTEQGYIKLNVNNIFKNGIKSKIDLVFEITDTGVGIDQKDLKNIFNVFEQSEQDRAKYGGTGLGLAICSKLVEMMNGKIEVFSQKGKGSTFRVKLYDIDVGSIDENDIKEKIDYESIIFEKASILIVDDVDENRKLIKSILSNHNFKLFLANNGKRALEIIEKEKIDLVLMDLRMPIMNGYEATTSIKNNKKTSNIPVIALTASVMGKDLQKVESYGFDGYLRKPIIINDLLAELSKFLEFKFDTNTIENLCKNDKFVPNEKLAILVEKLQDLETNLNSIKSKGDFILIESFCDELILINKDFDLMVINEYTNELKKYIESFDIEKVDYLLNNYSNLIENIKNKMESQNG from the coding sequence ATGAAGTATTTTTCTCTTTTTCTTTTGTTTATTTATTTTTCTATTTCATTAAATGCATCTTTAGTCTTAACAAAGAAAGAAAAAGAGTGGATTTCAAAAAATCCTATTGTCAAAGTTGGAGTCGATAGTAACTGGGCTCCATTCGAATTCAAAAACAAACAAGATATTCAAAGTGGAATATCTTCTGACTACTTAAAAGAGATATCTAAATTAACAGGCTTAAAATTTGATATTTATTCTGACAAATGGTCTAGAGTAATGCAAAAAATAAGATTAAAAGATATAGATATGCTTGCTTGTGCAGACAGTACAGAAGATAGAAAAATGTATCTTGATTTTACAGAACCATATTTACTTGCAGATATTGTTGTAGTCTCAAGAAAAGATTTACAATTAGATAATTTTCAACAAATAGAAGACCTTACTGTTGCTGTACCAAAAAGCAACTTTATTCATGAAAAACTACAAAAAAGATTTCCAAATATAAAATTTATTTTTACAAAATCAAATGAAGAAGCAATTGATTATGTTTCATATAATAAAGCAGATATTTATGTAGGAAATATGCCTGTTGTTTCTTATTATATAAACAAACATATGTTGACAAATCTTGAAGTAAAATTTAAAGCTGATTTTGATAGTGCTAGATTGTCAATGGCAGTAATAAAAGATAAAAAGATGCTTTTTACAATAATTCAAAAAGCACTTATGACTATATCAAAAGAGAAAAGAAAACAGATAAATAAAAGATGGGTTTTTGATTCAAAAAGTGTGAAGTTATATAATGCAAAAAATCTTTTTACTCAAAAAGAGCTTGATTGGCTTAAAAAGAATTCACCTATAAAAATAGCAGGGGATGGATATTGGCATCCTTACTCTTTTTATGATGAAAAAGGTAATTATGTAGGAATTATTCCAGATTTATTTAAATCAATTAAACAAAGCTCTCAAGTTGATTTTAAATTAGTAAAAACAAAAAACTGGTCAGAGACTTTAAATCTTATGAAAGATAAGAAAATTGATGTAATTGATGCAATTTCTTATTCTTCTTCTAGGGCTAAATATATAGATTATACGGCATCTTATTTCACAACAGATTTAGTAATTATTGGTACAAGTGATAATAATAAATATATTAAATCAATTGATTCAATAGTAAATAAAAAGAAAATAGGTACTGTTGATAACTATGTTGTTTCTGAAATTATAAAAAAAGATTATGTTGATATTGAGAAGTTAAGGGAGTATGATAATATTAAAGATGGTCTGCAAGCACTTGCAAGTAGACAGATTAATTATTTTATTACTGATATTGCTTCATTTGATTATTATGCTAAAAAGTTAGGATTATCAAATTTAAAAATTGTTGGTCCTTCAGGTTATAGTTTCTCTTACTCTTTTGGTGTAAAAAAAGATGATAAGATTTTGTTATCTATTATGTATAAAGTATTAAATAATATATCAAAAGAAGAGTTTGACAGAATTTATAGAAAATGGGTTCAAGTTGAGTATCAAGAAAAAATTGATTATACATTGATATGGAAAATTGTTATTTTTTCAATAATTATTATTTTGATAATCTTTTATTCAAATAGAAAATTAAAAAATCAAATTGAACAAAAAGAGAAAGCTCAAGAAGATTTGAAAAAATCAAATGAGTTTATTCACTCAATTATGGATTCTCAAATGGATATAGTTGTAGTGACAAATGGAAAAGAGATACAAAGAGTAAACAAAGCATTTTTTGATTATTTTCATTTTGATTCTTTAGATGATTTCAAAAAAAGATATAATTGTATTAGTGAGTTATTTGATAAAAGTGATGAAAATAGTGAGTTTATAACTTCATATAAAGAAAATAAACTTTGGATAGATTATATTATAGATAATCCATGTAAATATAATAAAGTAAAAATAAAACTAGATAATAAAGAGTATATTTTCAAAGTATTAGCTTCACATATTGAAAATAGTGTTGATTTAAAAACGGCTGTTTTTCATGATATAACAGCAGTTGAAAAACTTCACAATGAATTAATAGAAGCAAAAAATAAAGCTTTAGAAGCAACAAAACATAAAACTGAATTTTTAGCAAATATGAGTCATGAAATAAGAACTCCAATGAATTCAGTAATTGGCTTTACAGAACTTCTTGAAAAAGAGATAACTAATCCTATTCAAAAAGATTATTTAAGTTCAATAAAAAAAGGTGGAACAGCATTAATAGCAATTATTAATGATATATTAGATTTATCAAAAATAGAAGCTGGGAAAATGCAGATAAAATATGAATCTGTAAATCCAAATGAATTGATTTTGGAAGTTGAATCTATATTTCACTCAAAATTAATAAGTAAAAATATTGATTTTTCTGTTCATGTTGATAATACAATACCTAAATATATAATAATTGATGGTATTAGATTAAGACAAGTATTGTTTAATTTAATAGGAAATGCTATTAAATTTACAGAGCAAGGATATATCAAACTAAATGTAAATAATATATTTAAAAATGGTATCAAAAGTAAAATTGATTTAGTATTTGAAATAACAGATACAGGTGTAGGAATTGATCAAAAAGATTTAAAAAATATCTTTAATGTATTTGAACAAAGTGAACAAGATAGGGCAAAATATGGTGGTACAGGGCTAGGATTAGCAATTTGTTCTAAACTTGTAGAGATGATGAATGGTAAGATTGAAGTATTTAGTCAAAAAGGTAAAGGTTCAACTTTTAGAGTTAAACTTTATGATATAGATGTAGGTTCTATTGATGAAAATGATATAAAAGAGAAAATAGATTATGAATCTATAATTTTTGAAAAGGCTTCTATTTTAATAGTTGATGATGTTGATGAAAATAGAAAATTAATAAAATCAATTTTAAGTAATCATAACTTTAAACTATTTTTAGCAAATAATGGAAAAAGAGCATTAGAAATAATAGAAAAAGAGAAAATAGATTTAGTTCTCATGGATTTAAGAATGCCAATAATGAATGGATATGAAGCTACAACTTCAATAAAAAATAATAAAAAAACTTCAAATATTCCTGTTATTGCTCTAACTGCTTCAGTTATGGGAAAAGATTTACAAAAAGTTGAGTCTTATGGTTTTGATGGATATTTAAGAAAACCAATAATAATAAATGATTTATTAGCTGAATTAAGTAAGTTTTTGGAGTTTAAATTTGATACGAATACAATTGAAAACTTATGTAAAAATGATAAGTTTGTACCAAATGAAAAATTAGCTATTTTAGTTGAAAAATTACAAGATTTAGAAACAAATTTAAATAGTATAAAAAGCAAAGGTGATTTTATATTAATAGAGTCTTTTTGTGATGAGTTGATTTTAATAAATAAAGATTTTGATTTGATGGTGATAAATGAATATACAAATGAACTAAAAAAATATATTGAATCATTTGATATTGAAAAAGTCGATTATTTATTAAATAACTATTCAAATTTGATAGAAAATATAAAAAATAAAATGGAAAGTCAAAATGGGTAA
- a CDS encoding fumarylacetoacetate hydrolase family protein, translating into MNSIVLDNVIRIEPSKVVCIGRNYVEHIKELDNDIPDEMVFFIKPNSSISEKLVFPAGEPSCHYEAEISFILEDNRITAVGFGLDLTLRHVQSKLKKAGLPWERAKSFRNSAVFSKFVSFDGDLNKLSLQLFINGDLKQEGGVPLMINKPEDIIKEANSFLDFEDADILMTGTPMGVGDFKKGDVFIGKVLYEEEILIEQSFEVF; encoded by the coding sequence ATGAATAGTATAGTATTAGATAATGTTATAAGAATTGAGCCTTCAAAAGTTGTTTGTATTGGAAGAAATTATGTTGAACATATAAAAGAGTTAGATAATGATATACCAGATGAAATGGTATTTTTTATAAAACCAAACTCTTCAATTTCTGAAAAGTTAGTTTTTCCAGCTGGTGAGCCATCTTGTCACTATGAAGCTGAAATTAGTTTTATATTAGAAGATAACAGAATTACAGCAGTTGGATTTGGACTCGATTTAACACTAAGACATGTACAATCTAAATTGAAAAAAGCTGGACTTCCTTGGGAAAGAGCAAAATCTTTTAGAAACTCAGCTGTATTTTCTAAGTTTGTATCTTTTGATGGTGATTTAAATAAATTAAGTTTGCAACTATTTATAAATGGTGATTTAAAACAAGAAGGTGGTGTTCCTTTGATGATAAATAAACCAGAAGATATTATAAAAGAGGCAAATAGTTTCTTAGATTTTGAAGATGCTGATATTTTAATGACTGGAACACCTATGGGTGTGGGAGATTTTAAAAAGGGTGATGTTTTTATTGGAAAAGTATTATATGAAGAAGAAATCTTGATAGAACAGAGCTTTGAAGTCTTTTAG